From Pseudomonas hefeiensis, one genomic window encodes:
- the phhA gene encoding phenylalanine 4-monooxygenase — protein MKQTQYVAREPDAQGFIHYTAEEHAVWNTLITRQLKVIEGRACQEYLDGIDKLGLPHDRIPQLAEINKVLGETTGWQVARVPALIPFQTFFELLASKQFPVATFIRTREELDYLQEPDIFHEIFGHCPLLTNPWFAEFTHTYGKLGLQASKEERVYLARLYWMTIEFGLVQTPQGRRIYGGGILSSPKETVYCLSDEPEHQAFDPLEAMRTPYRIDILQPVYFVLPELKRLFDLAHEDIMGMVKRGRELGLHAPKFPPKAA, from the coding sequence ATGAAGCAGACGCAGTACGTGGCCCGCGAGCCCGATGCGCAAGGTTTTATCCACTACACCGCCGAAGAACACGCGGTGTGGAACACGCTGATCACCCGCCAGCTCAAAGTCATCGAAGGCCGTGCGTGCCAAGAGTACCTGGACGGTATCGACAAGCTGGGCCTGCCCCACGACCGTATTCCGCAATTGGCTGAAATCAACAAGGTGCTGGGCGAAACCACTGGTTGGCAGGTGGCCCGGGTGCCGGCGCTGATCCCCTTCCAAACCTTTTTTGAATTGCTCGCCAGCAAGCAGTTTCCGGTCGCGACTTTTATTCGTACTCGCGAAGAATTGGATTACCTGCAAGAGCCGGACATTTTCCACGAGATATTTGGCCACTGCCCGCTGCTGACCAACCCCTGGTTTGCAGAATTTACCCACACCTACGGCAAACTCGGGCTACAGGCTTCCAAGGAAGAACGCGTCTACCTGGCGCGCTTGTATTGGATGACCATTGAGTTCGGCCTGGTGCAAACCCCGCAGGGCCGGCGCATCTACGGTGGCGGCATCCTGTCGTCGCCCAAGGAAACCGTTTACTGCCTGTCGGACGAGCCGGAGCATCAAGCCTTCGATCCGCTGGAAGCCATGCGCACGCCGTATCGCATCGACATCCTGCAACCGGTGTATTTCGTACTCCCCGAGCTCAAGCGCCTGTTTGACCTGGCCCACGAAGACATCATGGGCATGGTCAAGCGCGGTCGTGAACTGGGCTTGCACGCGCCGAAATTTCCGCCAAAAGCCGCGTGA
- a CDS encoding 4a-hydroxytetrahydrobiopterin dehydratase, whose product MNTLNQAHCEACRADAPQVSDEELPVLIKQIPDWNIEVRDGVMQLEKVFLFKNFKHALAFTNAVGEISEAEGHHPGLLTEWGKVTVTWWSHSIKGLHRNDFIMAARTDDVAKSAEGRK is encoded by the coding sequence ATGAACACTCTGAACCAAGCCCATTGCGAAGCCTGCCGCGCCGACGCTCCACAAGTCAGCGACGAAGAACTGCCGGTATTGATCAAGCAGATCCCGGACTGGAATATCGAAGTGCGCGACGGCGTGATGCAGTTGGAAAAGGTCTTCCTGTTCAAGAACTTCAAGCACGCCCTGGCCTTCACCAACGCCGTTGGTGAAATCTCCGAGGCCGAAGGTCATCATCCGGGTTTGCTCACCGAATGGGGCAAAGTCACCGTGACCTGGTGGAGCCACTCCATCAAGGGCTTGCACCGCAATGACTTCATCATGGCCGCCCGCACCGATGACGTGGCCAAGAGCGCCGAGGGCCGCAAGTAA
- a CDS encoding sigma-54-dependent transcriptional regulator — protein MRIKVHCQNRIGILRDILNLLVEYGINVARGEVGGEHGNAIYLHCPNLINIQFQALRPKFEGIAGVFGVKRVGLMPSERRHMELNALLGALEFPVLSIDMGGSIVAANRAAAQLLGVRVDEVPGIPLSRYAEDFDLPELVRANQSRINGLRVKVRGDVFLADIAPLQSEHDDSEAMAGAVLTLHRADRVGERIYNVRKQELRGFDSIFQSSKVMAAVVREARRMAPLDAPLLIEGETGTGKELLARACHLASPRGQSPLMALNCAGLPESMAETELFGYGPGAFEGARAEGKLGLLELTAGGTLFLDGVGEMSPRLQVKLLRFLQDGCFRRVGSDEEVYLDVRVICATQVDLSELCARGEFRQDLYHRLNVLSLHIPPLRECLDGLTPLVEHFLDQASRQIGCALPKLAPAAMDRLSHYHWPGNVRQLENVLFQAVSLCDGGTVKAEHIRLPDYGVRQPLGDFSLEGGLDDIVGRFEKAVLERLYSEHPSSRQLGKRLGVSHTTIANKLREYEVGKAES, from the coding sequence ATGCGCATCAAAGTCCATTGCCAGAACCGCATCGGCATCCTGCGGGATATTCTCAACCTGCTGGTGGAGTACGGCATCAACGTCGCCCGCGGGGAAGTGGGCGGTGAGCATGGCAATGCGATTTATCTGCACTGCCCGAATCTGATCAACATCCAGTTTCAGGCGCTTCGTCCGAAGTTCGAAGGCATTGCCGGGGTCTTCGGCGTCAAGCGCGTCGGGTTGATGCCCAGTGAGCGTCGGCACATGGAACTCAACGCGCTACTCGGCGCCCTGGAGTTTCCCGTGCTGTCCATCGACATGGGGGGCTCCATCGTCGCCGCCAACCGGGCGGCAGCGCAGTTGCTCGGGGTGCGGGTGGACGAGGTGCCGGGGATTCCACTGTCCCGGTACGCCGAGGATTTTGATCTGCCGGAGCTGGTGCGCGCCAATCAGTCGCGCATCAACGGGCTGCGGGTCAAGGTCAGGGGCGATGTGTTTCTGGCGGATATCGCGCCGCTGCAATCTGAGCACGACGACAGCGAGGCCATGGCCGGTGCGGTGCTGACGCTGCATCGGGCCGACCGGGTCGGCGAGCGAATTTATAACGTGCGCAAGCAGGAACTGCGCGGCTTCGACAGTATTTTCCAGAGTTCGAAGGTGATGGCGGCTGTGGTCCGGGAAGCCCGGCGCATGGCGCCACTGGATGCACCGCTATTGATAGAAGGCGAAACTGGCACTGGCAAGGAGTTGCTGGCTCGCGCCTGTCACCTGGCGAGTCCGCGTGGGCAGTCACCGTTGATGGCACTCAACTGTGCAGGGTTGCCCGAGTCCATGGCCGAGACTGAACTGTTCGGCTACGGCCCCGGTGCTTTCGAGGGCGCCCGGGCCGAAGGCAAGCTCGGTTTGCTGGAGCTGACAGCGGGGGGCACGTTGTTTCTCGACGGGGTGGGGGAAATGAGCCCGCGCCTGCAAGTGAAATTACTGCGCTTTTTGCAGGATGGTTGCTTCCGTCGTGTAGGCAGCGATGAAGAGGTCTACCTGGATGTCAGGGTGATCTGCGCGACCCAGGTGGATTTGTCCGAACTCTGTGCCCGAGGGGAATTCCGTCAGGATCTGTACCACCGCTTGAATGTCCTTTCCCTGCACATTCCGCCACTGCGCGAATGCCTCGATGGCTTGACGCCGCTGGTGGAGCATTTTCTTGACCAGGCCAGTCGGCAAATTGGCTGTGCGCTGCCGAAACTGGCCCCCGCGGCGATGGACCGTCTCAGCCACTACCACTGGCCGGGCAACGTTCGGCAGTTGGAAAACGTGCTGTTCCAGGCCGTTTCCCTGTGCGATGGCGGAACGGTGAAGGCTGAGCATATCCGCCTGCCGGACTACGGCGTGCGTCAGCCCCTGGGGGATTTTTCCCTGGAGGGCGGGCTGGACGACATCGTCGGACGATTCGAGAAGGCGGTGCTTGAGCGCCTGTACTCCGAACACCCGAGCAGCCGGCAACTGGGCAAGCGACTGGGGGTTTCCCATACGACCATTGCCAATAAGTTGCGTGAGTATGAGGTCGGCAAGGCCGAGTCATAA
- a CDS encoding flagellar basal body rod protein FlgF gives MDKYLYVAMTGASQNALAQRAHANNLANISTNGFQKDLEQARSMPVFGDSFPARAFAMSERPATDFTPGALVETGRDLDVAVSGPGWMAVQNPEGGESYVRTGSLNVDALGVLRAGNGMPVMGNGGPIAVPPEQKIEIGQDGTISIRAMGEGPRVMAEVDRIKLVNPDLRNMTKGLDGAIRTKDGQPAPIDANVQLVSGFQEASNVNAVDEMTSVLALAKQFELHVKMMNTAKEGDEAMARVLQI, from the coding sequence GTGGACAAGTACCTTTACGTGGCAATGACCGGCGCCAGCCAGAACGCACTGGCGCAGCGGGCTCATGCCAACAACCTGGCGAACATCTCCACCAACGGTTTCCAGAAAGACCTGGAGCAGGCCCGTTCGATGCCGGTGTTTGGCGACAGCTTTCCGGCGCGGGCATTTGCCATGTCCGAGCGTCCGGCCACCGACTTCACCCCTGGCGCGCTGGTGGAAACCGGTCGTGACCTCGACGTGGCAGTCAGCGGACCGGGCTGGATGGCTGTGCAGAACCCTGAAGGCGGTGAAAGCTACGTGCGCACCGGCAGCCTCAACGTTGACGCCCTGGGCGTGCTGCGGGCCGGCAACGGTATGCCGGTAATGGGCAACGGTGGTCCGATCGCTGTACCGCCAGAGCAGAAAATCGAAATCGGCCAGGACGGCACCATCAGTATCCGCGCCATGGGTGAAGGCCCGCGCGTGATGGCTGAAGTCGACCGTATCAAGCTGGTCAACCCGGATCTTCGCAACATGACCAAAGGCCTGGACGGCGCCATCCGCACCAAGGACGGCCAGCCGGCGCCCATTGATGCCAACGTGCAGCTGGTGTCGGGGTTCCAGGAAGCGAGCAACGTCAATGCCGTGGACGAGATGACTTCGGTGCTGGCTCTGGCCAAGCAGTTCGAGCTTCACGTCAAGATGATGAACACCGCCAAAGAAGGCGACGAAGCCATGGCTCGGGTCTTGCAGATCTAA
- a CDS encoding NAD(P)H nitroreductase has translation MQALDALLNRVSVPRLVDPAPTAEQREVMFAAAMRAPDHGQLRPWRFLTVEGQARHRMGELLAEAARFNDPLVSEAVVEKALNGPLRAPLVVVVIARLQDHFKIPKAEQLLAAGCAAHGILLAAYAQGVGGVWRTGELAYSPHVAKGLGLEDGEEVIGFLYLGTPQKEARTAPKEDVGQFVREWTGPQV, from the coding sequence ATGCAGGCTCTCGACGCTTTGCTCAACCGTGTTTCCGTCCCGCGCCTGGTGGACCCGGCACCTACCGCCGAACAACGCGAGGTCATGTTCGCCGCTGCGATGCGGGCCCCGGACCACGGCCAGTTGCGGCCGTGGCGTTTTCTGACGGTCGAAGGGCAAGCGCGTCATCGCATGGGCGAACTCCTGGCCGAAGCGGCGCGGTTCAATGATCCGCTGGTATCCGAAGCGGTCGTGGAGAAGGCGCTCAACGGCCCGTTGCGCGCGCCCCTGGTTGTGGTGGTGATTGCACGTTTGCAGGACCATTTCAAAATCCCGAAAGCCGAGCAACTGCTGGCGGCCGGTTGCGCTGCCCACGGGATCCTGTTGGCGGCTTATGCCCAAGGGGTGGGCGGGGTCTGGCGTACAGGTGAGCTGGCGTACTCGCCTCATGTGGCCAAGGGGCTTGGTCTTGAGGACGGTGAAGAAGTGATCGGTTTTCTCTACCTGGGCACACCGCAGAAAGAAGCGCGCACGGCGCCGAAGGAAGATGTCGGGCAGTTTGTCCGGGAGTGGACGGGCCCACAGGTCTAA
- the flgH gene encoding flagellar basal body L-ring protein FlgH, which translates to MNRFVSVLALSGVTALAGCVAPTPKANDPYYAPVLPRTPLPAAANNGSIYQAGFEQNLYSDRKAFRVGDIITITLNERTQASKNANSQIDKTSETSVGLTSLFGSSLTTNNPIGGGDLSLNAGYGSDRATKGDSKSGQSNSLTGSITVTVADVLPNGIIVVRGEKWLTLNTGDELVRIAGMVRADDIATDNTVSSTRVADARITYSGTGAFADASQPGWFDRFFLSPKFPF; encoded by the coding sequence ATGAATCGCTTCGTATCTGTTCTGGCACTGAGTGGGGTTACCGCGCTCGCGGGCTGTGTCGCGCCAACGCCCAAGGCCAATGACCCGTATTACGCTCCGGTGTTGCCGCGCACGCCGTTGCCGGCCGCCGCCAACAACGGTTCGATCTACCAGGCCGGCTTCGAGCAGAACCTGTACAGCGACCGCAAGGCTTTCCGGGTCGGGGACATCATTACCATCACCCTGAACGAGCGGACCCAGGCCAGCAAGAACGCCAACTCGCAGATCGACAAGACCAGCGAGACCAGTGTCGGCCTGACGTCATTGTTTGGCTCCAGTCTGACCACCAACAACCCGATCGGTGGCGGGGACCTGAGCCTCAACGCCGGTTATGGCTCCGACCGGGCCACCAAGGGCGACAGCAAGTCCGGCCAGAGCAACAGCCTGACCGGCTCGATCACTGTCACCGTTGCCGATGTGTTGCCCAACGGCATCATCGTCGTGCGGGGCGAGAAATGGCTGACGCTCAATACCGGTGACGAACTGGTGCGTATCGCCGGCATGGTTCGCGCCGATGATATCGCTACCGACAACACCGTATCGTCGACCCGTGTAGCCGATGCACGTATTACCTACTCGGGCACCGGTGCCTTTGCCGATGCGAGTCAGCCAGGCTGGTTCGACCGTTTCTTCCTCAGCCCGAAGTTCCCTTTCTAG
- a CDS encoding UDP-2,3-diacylglucosamine diphosphatase produces MTSAELARPSRKQRVRTLWISDVHLGTRDCQAEHLSQFLKGYHADKIYLVGDIIDGWKLRGGIYWPQAHTNVIRRLLTMSKRGTEVIYVTGNHDEFLRRYSKLILGNIQLVDEAVHVTADGRHLLVIHGDQFDVITRYHRWLAFLGDWAYEFTLTLNRWLNHWRARYGYGYWSLSAYLKHKVKTAVSFISDFEEAISHECVKRELHGVVCGHIHHAEIRRVGEVEYLNCGDWVESCTALIEHWDGSIELYRLADAQAREALIQAELKVSEPA; encoded by the coding sequence ATGACCAGCGCCGAGCTCGCCAGACCCAGCCGCAAACAGCGTGTTCGCACCCTATGGATTTCCGATGTGCATCTGGGCACCCGGGACTGCCAGGCCGAGCATTTGTCGCAGTTTCTCAAGGGCTATCATGCCGACAAGATCTATCTGGTGGGTGACATCATCGACGGCTGGAAGCTGCGCGGCGGCATATACTGGCCACAGGCTCACACCAACGTCATACGTCGCTTGCTGACCATGAGCAAGCGCGGCACCGAGGTGATCTATGTCACCGGCAACCACGACGAATTCCTGCGGCGTTATTCCAAGCTGATCCTGGGCAATATCCAACTGGTGGACGAAGCGGTGCACGTCACTGCGGACGGCCGGCATTTGCTGGTGATCCATGGCGATCAATTCGATGTCATTACCCGGTACCACCGTTGGCTGGCATTCCTTGGCGATTGGGCCTACGAGTTCACCCTCACGCTGAACCGCTGGCTCAACCATTGGCGGGCCCGTTATGGCTACGGTTATTGGTCGTTGTCGGCGTACCTCAAGCACAAGGTCAAGACGGCGGTCAGCTTTATCAGTGATTTTGAAGAAGCCATCTCCCATGAATGTGTGAAGCGTGAACTGCACGGCGTGGTGTGCGGGCATATTCACCACGCCGAGATCCGCAGGGTAGGCGAGGTGGAGTATCTCAATTGTGGCGATTGGGTTGAGTCGTGCACGGCGCTGATCGAACACTGGGACGGGTCGATCGAGTTGTATCGGTTGGCCGATGCCCAGGCGCGTGAGGCGTTGATCCAGGCTGAGTTGAAAGTCAGCGAGCCGGCGTGA
- a CDS encoding DUF962 domain-containing protein, producing the protein MENTRRFNTFAEFYPYYLNEHNNSTCRRLHFIGTSLVILIFALALIIGNGWWLIALPFAGYGFAWVGHFFFEKNRPATFQHPLYSLFGDFVMYRDMLLGKVPF; encoded by the coding sequence GTGGAAAACACCAGACGCTTCAATACGTTCGCTGAGTTCTACCCCTATTATCTCAACGAACACAACAACAGCACCTGCCGACGCTTGCACTTCATCGGCACCTCCCTGGTCATCCTGATTTTCGCCCTGGCCCTCATCATCGGGAATGGGTGGTGGCTGATCGCCTTGCCTTTTGCCGGCTACGGCTTCGCCTGGGTCGGGCATTTTTTCTTTGAAAAAAACCGTCCCGCCACCTTCCAGCACCCGCTCTACAGCTTGTTCGGCGATTTCGTCATGTATCGAGACATGCTGCTGGGCAAGGTTCCCTTCTAG
- a CDS encoding TrkH family potassium uptake protein, which yields MALPTLRIIGFIIGIFLITLAIFMVVPMATLLIFERTNDLPSFLWSSMITFVAGLALVIPGRPEHVNLRPRDMYLLTVSSWLVVCIFAALPFLLTQHISYTDSFFESMSGITATGATVLSGLDNMSPGILMWRSLLHWLGGIGFIAMAVAILPLLRIGGMRLFQTESSDRSEKVMPRSHMVARLIVASYVGITILGTLALWWAGMSLFDAINHAMSAISTGGFSTSDQSLAKWTEPAVHWVIIVIMILGSLPFALYVSTLRGNRRALIKDQQVQGLLTVLLVTWVVLGTWYWATTELHWLEALRHVALNVTSIVTTTGFSLGDYSLWGNFSLMLFFYLGFVGGCSGSTAGGIKIFRFQVAYILLRANLKQLIHPRAVIKQKYNGHRLDEEIVRSILTFSFFFAITICVIALLLSLLGVEWMTALTGAASTVSGVGPGLGETIGPAGNFAPLPDAAKWILSGGMLLGRLEIITVFVLCIPAFWRH from the coding sequence ATGGCGTTGCCGACCCTGCGGATCATTGGTTTCATCATCGGCATCTTCCTGATCACCCTGGCGATCTTCATGGTTGTGCCCATGGCCACCTTGCTGATCTTCGAGCGCACCAACGACCTGCCATCGTTCCTCTGGTCGAGCATGATCACTTTTGTCGCCGGCCTGGCCCTGGTCATTCCCGGACGCCCGGAACACGTGAACCTGCGGCCCCGGGACATGTATCTGCTGACCGTCAGCAGTTGGCTGGTGGTGTGTATCTTTGCCGCGTTGCCCTTCCTGCTGACCCAGCACATCAGCTATACCGATTCGTTCTTCGAAAGCATGTCCGGGATCACCGCCACTGGCGCCACGGTCCTGAGCGGCCTGGATAACATGTCCCCCGGCATCCTGATGTGGCGCTCGCTGCTGCACTGGCTCGGCGGTATCGGCTTCATCGCCATGGCGGTGGCGATCCTGCCGCTGTTGCGCATCGGTGGTATGCGGCTGTTCCAGACCGAGTCCTCCGACCGCTCGGAGAAAGTCATGCCGCGCTCCCATATGGTGGCGCGGCTGATCGTGGCGTCCTATGTGGGCATCACCATTCTCGGCACCCTGGCACTGTGGTGGGCAGGGATGAGTCTGTTCGATGCCATCAACCATGCGATGTCGGCGATCTCCACCGGCGGATTCTCGACATCGGACCAATCCCTGGCCAAATGGACCGAACCGGCGGTGCATTGGGTCATTATCGTTATCATGATTCTCGGCAGCCTGCCGTTTGCCTTGTACGTCTCGACGCTGCGAGGCAATCGCCGCGCGCTGATCAAGGACCAGCAGGTCCAGGGCCTGCTGACGGTGCTGCTGGTGACCTGGGTGGTGCTAGGCACCTGGTATTGGGCGACTACCGAACTGCACTGGCTGGAGGCTCTGCGGCACGTGGCGCTGAACGTGACATCAATCGTCACCACCACCGGCTTCTCCCTGGGAGACTACAGTCTGTGGGGTAATTTCTCGCTGATGTTGTTCTTCTACCTGGGTTTCGTCGGCGGCTGTTCAGGTTCGACGGCCGGCGGGATCAAGATTTTCCGCTTCCAGGTCGCCTACATCCTGCTCAGGGCTAACCTTAAGCAACTGATCCACCCGCGCGCGGTGATCAAGCAGAAATACAACGGCCACCGCCTCGACGAAGAAATCGTGCGCTCGATTCTCACCTTCTCGTTCTTCTTCGCCATCACCATCTGCGTGATTGCCCTGCTGCTTTCGCTACTGGGGGTGGAATGGATGACTGCGCTGACCGGCGCGGCCAGTACCGTGTCCGGCGTGGGCCCGGGGCTGGGAGAGACCATCGGCCCGGCCGGCAACTTTGCCCCGCTACCGGATGCCGCCAAGTGGATTCTGTCGGGAGGCATGCTGCTGGGCCGACTGGAGATCATCACCGTGTTCGTGCTGTGTATCCCGGCATTCTGGCGTCACTGA
- a CDS encoding amino acid aminotransferase, which produces MHFDAIGRVPGDPILGLMEAYAADSNPRKFDLGVGVYKDAQGLTPILASVKQAEQRLVDRQSTKTYIGGHGDAAFGQLINELVLGADSTLIKDKRAGATQTPGGTGALRLSADFIAQCLPGRGVWLSNPTWPIHETIFAAAGVKASHYPYVGTDNRLDFDAMLATLSQAPKGDVVLLHACCHNPTGFDLTQEQWRLVLEVMRSRNLLPLIDFAYQGFGDGLEQDAWAVRLFAQALPEVLITSSCSKNFGLYRDRTGALIVCAGDADKLVDIRSQLANIARNLWSTPPDHGAAVVATILGNPELKSLWADEVQTMRLRIAQLRSGLLEALEPHGLRERFAHIGVQRGMFSYTGLTPEQVRHLRERHSVYMVGTGRANVAGIDATRLDLLAEAIADVCK; this is translated from the coding sequence ATGCATTTCGATGCCATCGGCCGGGTACCCGGCGATCCGATTCTCGGCCTGATGGAGGCTTACGCGGCGGACAGCAATCCGCGTAAGTTCGACTTGGGCGTGGGTGTCTATAAAGACGCCCAGGGGCTGACGCCGATTCTTGCATCAGTCAAACAGGCCGAGCAGCGCCTGGTGGACCGCCAGAGCACCAAGACCTACATCGGCGGTCATGGCGACGCCGCGTTCGGCCAATTGATCAATGAATTGGTGTTGGGCGCCGACTCGACGCTGATCAAGGACAAACGCGCCGGTGCTACCCAGACGCCGGGCGGCACCGGCGCCCTGCGCCTGAGTGCCGACTTCATCGCCCAATGCCTGCCAGGCCGCGGCGTATGGTTGAGCAACCCGACCTGGCCGATTCACGAAACCATCTTCGCCGCCGCCGGGGTCAAGGCCAGCCATTATCCCTACGTAGGCACCGACAACCGCCTGGATTTCGACGCGATGCTGGCGACCCTGAGCCAGGCCCCCAAGGGCGATGTGGTGCTACTGCATGCTTGCTGCCACAACCCCACCGGCTTCGACCTGACACAGGAACAATGGCGCCTGGTACTGGAGGTGATGCGCAGCCGCAACCTGCTGCCGTTGATCGACTTCGCTTATCAAGGTTTCGGCGATGGGCTGGAGCAAGACGCCTGGGCCGTACGGCTGTTTGCCCAGGCACTGCCTGAAGTACTGATCACCAGTTCCTGTTCGAAGAATTTCGGCCTGTACCGCGACCGCACCGGTGCGCTGATCGTCTGCGCCGGCGATGCCGACAAACTGGTGGACATCCGCAGCCAACTGGCAAACATCGCCCGCAACCTGTGGTCAACGCCGCCGGATCATGGCGCGGCGGTAGTGGCGACGATCCTGGGCAACCCGGAACTCAAAAGCCTGTGGGCCGACGAAGTGCAGACCATGCGCCTGCGTATTGCGCAGTTGCGCAGCGGCCTGCTGGAAGCGCTCGAACCCCACGGCTTGCGTGAACGCTTCGCTCACATCGGCGTGCAACGGGGGATGTTTTCCTACACCGGCCTGACGCCGGAACAGGTCAGGCACCTGCGCGAACGCCACAGCGTGTACATGGTCGGCACAGGCCGGGCCAACGTGGCAGGCATCGATGCCACGCGCCTGGATTTGCTGGCTGAGGCGATTGCTGACGTGTGCAAGTAA
- the flgG gene encoding flagellar basal-body rod protein FlgG: MLPALWVAKTGLSAQDTNLSTISNNLANVSTTGFKRDRAEFQDLLYQVKRQPGAQSTQDSELPSGLQVGTGVRIVGTQKNFNAGSLQTTEQPLDMAIDGRGFFQILQPDGTTSYTRDGTFHLDSNGQIVNASGFALEPAIIIPNDAQTFTVGRDGTVSISVTGNPAAQVIGNLQTADFINPAGLQAVGNNLFLETAASGAPQVGTPGLNGFGTTLQNTLETSNVSTVEEMVNMITTQRAYEMNSKVISTADQMLSFVTQNL, from the coding sequence ATGCTTCCGGCTCTTTGGGTTGCCAAAACAGGTCTGTCCGCCCAGGACACCAACCTTTCTACTATTTCCAACAACCTGGCGAACGTATCGACCACCGGTTTCAAGCGTGATCGCGCCGAGTTCCAGGACCTGCTGTACCAGGTCAAACGCCAGCCAGGCGCCCAATCGACCCAGGACAGCGAACTGCCGTCGGGTCTGCAAGTGGGTACCGGTGTGCGCATTGTCGGCACCCAGAAAAACTTCAACGCCGGCAGCCTGCAAACCACCGAGCAGCCGCTGGACATGGCCATCGACGGTCGCGGTTTCTTCCAGATCCTGCAGCCGGATGGCACCACGTCCTATACCCGTGACGGTACGTTCCACCTCGACTCCAATGGCCAGATTGTCAACGCCAGCGGTTTTGCCCTGGAGCCGGCCATCATCATTCCGAACGACGCCCAGACGTTCACCGTGGGCCGCGACGGCACCGTGTCCATCTCCGTGACGGGCAACCCGGCCGCCCAGGTGATCGGCAACCTGCAGACCGCCGACTTCATCAACCCGGCTGGCCTGCAAGCGGTGGGTAACAACCTGTTCCTGGAAACCGCCGCCAGCGGCGCGCCACAAGTCGGCACGCCAGGCCTGAACGGTTTCGGTACCACGCTGCAGAACACCCTGGAAACCTCCAACGTGAGCACCGTTGAGGAGATGGTCAACATGATCACCACCCAGCGCGCCTATGAGATGAACTCCAAGGTGATCTCCACCGCCGACCAGATGCTCTCGTTCGTTACGCAGAATCTGTAA
- a CDS encoding HD domain-containing protein has translation MSSHARFTHMQEGTQEDWAIIAADFSAYARQLPGRILTHLKLLDGDFGGFPVDRLTHSLQTATRAYRDGRDEEYVICALLHDIGDTLGTYNHPDIAAAILKPFVSPENLWMVEKHGIFQGYYFFHHLGMDRHLREQFKAHPQYQATIDFCARYDAAAFDAEYDTLPLSFFEPMLERVFAAPKQSIYKAAMAEQV, from the coding sequence ATGAGTTCACATGCACGTTTTACCCACATGCAGGAAGGCACCCAGGAAGACTGGGCGATCATCGCGGCCGATTTCAGCGCCTATGCCCGGCAACTACCGGGCCGAATCCTGACCCATTTGAAGTTGCTGGACGGCGACTTCGGCGGTTTTCCGGTGGATCGCCTGACCCATTCCCTGCAAACCGCCACCCGCGCCTATCGTGACGGACGGGACGAGGAGTATGTGATCTGCGCCCTGCTCCACGACATCGGCGACACCTTGGGCACGTACAATCACCCGGACATTGCCGCTGCCATCCTCAAGCCGTTCGTCAGCCCCGAAAACCTGTGGATGGTGGAGAAACACGGGATTTTCCAGGGCTATTACTTCTTCCATCACCTGGGCATGGACCGGCACCTGCGCGAGCAATTCAAAGCGCATCCTCAGTACCAGGCGACCATTGATTTCTGCGCCCGATACGACGCCGCGGCGTTCGATGCCGAGTACGACACCCTGCCGTTGAGTTTCTTCGAGCCGATGCTGGAAAGAGTGTTTGCCGCGCCGAAGCAGTCGATCTACAAGGCGGCGATGGCTGAACAGGTTTGA